The DNA window GCCTGGCGGGCGGCAAGGGCGCCCGGATCGCCGTGTTTCCATCGGCATCGGGCAATCCCGAGCGCGCGGCCGCGACCAGTATCGCCTACCTGAAGAAATACGGCGCCGAGCCGTTCGCGGTGCCGGTGGCGCAGCGGCTGGCCAACAGCGATTACCGCAAGGCGGCGGACGATGCGGCGCTGGCGGAAAAGATCCGCAAAGCCGATGGCGTGTATTTCGCCGGCGGCGACCAGGCCCGCATCACGCAGGCGCTGATCCGCGAGAACGGCACCCGCACGCGGGCACTCGAAGCGATATGGGACCTGTACCGCCGCGGCGGCGTGGTGGCCGGCACCAGCGCCGGCGCGGCCATCATGAGCAGCACCATGTTCTACCGGCCCGACGCGATCCTGGCGATGCTGCGCGGCGGCGTCAAGGACGGGCAGGAAATCGCGCCCGGCCTGGGCTTCATCGGCGACGACGTGTTCGTCGACCAGCACCTGCTGGTGCGCGGCCGCTTTGCCCGCATGATCCCGGTCATGCTGGCCAAGAACTACAAGCTCGGCCTGGGCGTGGACGAGGACAGTGCGATGGTCATCAATGCCCAGCGCGAAGTGGAAGTCATCGGCTACACGGGTGCGCTGCTGATGGACCTGTCGCTGGCGGTCACCGATACCAGCAAGCCCGATTTCAACGTCAGCAACGTGCGCATCAGCTACCTGGACCGCGGCGACAAGTTCAACATCATCACGCAAAGCTTCACGCCGTCGCCGGACAAGGCGGGCGGGCGCATGGACCCGGCCCGCACCGCGCTGCGCGGTCCCGTGTTCAGCAACGACATCCTCGGCAATAACGCCGTGGTGAATATCATGGAACGGCTGATCGACAGCGACCAGGAGGAGGCGATCGGCATCGCCAGCGGCAACCCGCGCTCGACCACGCCGGAAGTGGGCTTCGAATTCCGCTTCACGAAGACGCCCGAAACCGTGGGCTACCTCTCGAACACGGTGGAAGCGTATTCGGTGCTCAACATCCGGCTCGACATCCGGCCGATCGATATTCCCCGGCCGCTGTACCGTTACCGCTGAGGTCGATTCTGCCAGGGCACACGGCGAAAGCCGTTGCTTTTCAGACATATCACGATAACTTAAAAATAATTGAATCCGCCCGGCGCGCCGGTGCGTATAAGGCCACGCTGCACTCCATTTCAACCAGGGGGATATCGTGGTCAAACTGATTCAGCCTCACTTTCAACATGTCTTGCCGGCGGTATTGCCCGCCGTGTTGACCGTTGCCTTGTCACTGGCGGCATCCATGGCGGTGGCCTCGAGCCACCGCGAAGCGCCGTTCATCGCCGGCATGCCGCGCGCCGATGCGACGGACTTCTACATGTTCCGCAGTTACGAGCCCGGCCGCGAAAAATTCGTGACGCTGGTGGCGAACTACCTGCCGCTGCAGGATGGCTACGGCGGCCCGAACTACTTCCAGCTGGACCAGCACGCGCTGTACGAGATCCACCTCGACAACAATGGCGACGCCAAGGAAGACATCACGTTCCAGTTCCGCTTTGCCAATGCGAACATGAACGACGCGTTCGTCGTTGGAGGAAAGAAAGTACCGATTCCGCTGATTATCAACGGCGGTGCCATCGACGATGTCAATCCACCTGGCCTGAACGTGCGCGAGACGTACACGGTGACGATGGTGCGGGGCGACCGCCGCACCGGCACGCGCGAGCGCATTGCCGCGCCCCGTGGTGCGCCGGGCTTCGACAAGCCCGTCGACAATATCGGCAACAAGGCCATTCCCGACTATGCCGGCTATGCGGGGCGGCACGTCCACGACATGATGCTGCCCGGGTGCGCCGTGCCCGCGCGCGTGTTCGTGGGCCAGCGCAAGGATTCGTTCGCCGTCAACCTCGGTGAAACGTTCGACCTCGTCAACTACAAGTCGCCGGCCGTGGAATTCGATCCGAATGCCGAAAGCAGCGCGCGCGACGACCTGGCCGACAAGAACGTGACCATGATCGCGCTGGAAGTGGCGGCGAGCTGCCTGGTGGCGCCGGGCGGCGCCGACCCGGTCATCGGCGGCTGGACGACGGCCAGCGTGCCGCAGGCGCGGGGCAACAGTCCGGCATCCGCCGGCAACGGCAATGGCAACGGCAGCGTGGGACGCGAGGGCGGCGGGTGGACCCAGGTATCGCGCCTGGGCATGCCGCTGGTAAACGAGGTGGTGATCGGCCTGAAGGACAAGGACCGCTTCAACCAGAGCCGCCCCGGCGACGACACACAATTCCTCACGTATGTCACCAATCCCACCTTGCCGGCCCTGGTGGAAACGCTGTTCGCCGGCGCCGGCGTGAAGGCCCCCACGAACTTCCCGCGCAATGACCTGGTGACCGTGTTCCTGACCGGCGTGCCGGGCCTGAACCAGCCGGCGAAGGTGACGCCATCGGAAATGCTGCGGCTGAACACGGCCATCGCGCCGGTGCCGAAGGGATCGCAGAAACGCCTCGGCGTGATCGATGGCGACAACGCCGGCTTCCCGAACGGCCGCCGGCCCGGCGACGACGTGGTGGACATCGAACTGCGCGTGGCGATGGGCAAGCTGTGCACGCTGAACCTGGGCTGCGCACCGGCCAGTGCGCCATCGGGAGCGATCCGCTTCACCGATGGCGCCTTCCTCGACGACAGCCCGTTCACGGCCGCGTTCCCGTACCTGGCCACGCCGATCCCCGGTTCGCCGCAATCGGTCGCCGGGCGATAAGCGACGGGAGCCGGCGATGACACGCAAGATCGCGGTGGTGCTGGCGCTGCTGGCATGGCTTCCTTCCATGCAGGCGGTGGCGGCGCCACGCACGCCGGCTTCCGGCAACGAGGTAATCGCCACGCTGCCACGGCAGGACGACGGCCTGCGAGCGTTGCGGGCGGCCGCGGCCGCCGCGCCGGCCGACCCGCTGCCGGCGCTGGCGCTGGCCCGGCGCTACGTGGCGCTGGGCCGCGGCAGCGCGGACCCGCGTTACTACGGGCAGGCGCAAGCCGTGCTGGCGCCGTGGTGGGGCCGGCCCGACGCGCCGAACGACGTGCGGCTGCTGCGCGCGACGCTGCTGCAGAACGGTCACCAGTTCGACGAAGCGCAGGCCGAACTGCGCCACATCGTCGGCACCGATCCGCGCAATGCCCAGGCGTGGCTGACGCTGGCGACGATCCAGTCGGTGCAGGGCGACGTACCCGGGGCGATCGCCAGTTGCGGGCGCCTGTCGTCGCTGGCGGCGCAGCTGGAAACGTTCGCCTGCCTGGCCGCCGCCGGCGCCAACACGGGCCGCATGCGGGGCAGTGAACAGTTGCTGGAGCTGGGCCTGGAACGGGCCGGCGACACCGCGCCGGAAACGCGCACGTGGGTACTGACGATGCTGGCGGAACTGGCGGCGCGGCGCGGCGACAAGGCAGCCGCGCAACAGCGCTTCCTGACCGCGCTGCGCGTGGCGCCAACGGACAGCTACCTGCTGGGCGCGTATGCCGACTTCCTGCTCGACCAGGGCAGGGCGGCGGACGTGCCGGCATTGCTGCGCGCGCACCACCGCAACGATGCGCTGCTGCTGCGCCATGCGCTGGCGCTGCGGGCGATGGGCCGGCACGAGGCACTGGCGCCGGCACGGGCGGAACTGCAGGCGCGCTTCGATGCCGCGGCGCGGCGCGGCGATGCCGTGCACCTGCGCGAGCAGGCCCGCTTCACGCTGCATCTGCTGGGCGATGCGCGGGCAGCGCTGGCGCTGGCGCAGCGCAACTGGCGCGTGCAGAAGGAACTGGCCGATACCCGCATCCTGCTCGAGGCGGGCCTGGCCTCGCGCGACAGGGCGGCGCTGCAACCGGTGCTGCGCTGGATCCGGGCCCAGGGGCTGCAGGATGTCGTCGTGACGCGGCTCGTGGAGCGCGCATCGTGAAGGCCCTTGCAACCTTGCTGGCCATGCTGCTCCTGTTATGGGCACTGCCGGCGGCCGCGCACAAGCCCAGCGACAGCTACCTGGCACTGGCCGTCGAGGGCAAGCACATCGAGGGCCGCTGGGACATCGCGCTGCGCGATCTCGACGTGGCGCTGGGGCTGGACGCCGATGGCGACGGCCAACTGACATGGCAGGAAATCCAGGACCGCCACGGGGCGATCGCCGCCTATGCGCTGTCGCGGCTGAGCATTGCCGCCGGCGGCGCGCCATGCACGCTGGTCGCCGGGCCGCAGCAGGTCGACGACCACACGGATGGCGCCTACACGGTGCTGCCGCTGCGGGGCACCTGTGCCGTGATACCCCGCGAACTGACCATCGCCTACCGGCTGTTCGGCGACACCGACGCGCAGCACCGCGGCCTGCTGCGGCTCGGAGAGGGCGACAACCCGCGCACGGCGATCCTCGGTGGCGAACGGCCGGTGCAGACGGTGCCGCTGTCGCAGGCCGGCGCGGACGGTCACGCATTGGCCCAATTTGTCGCTTACCTGCGCCATGGC is part of the Pseudoduganella lutea genome and encodes:
- a CDS encoding cyanophycinase, with amino-acid sequence MFKPMLKPIFATTFATSFAMGFVTLLAFTGPAATAQTLEKVPEEPVEARAPLPVAKGSLVIIGGGLRADNADVWQKIVSLAGGKGARIAVFPSASGNPERAAATSIAYLKKYGAEPFAVPVAQRLANSDYRKAADDAALAEKIRKADGVYFAGGDQARITQALIRENGTRTRALEAIWDLYRRGGVVAGTSAGAAIMSSTMFYRPDAILAMLRGGVKDGQEIAPGLGFIGDDVFVDQHLLVRGRFARMIPVMLAKNYKLGLGVDEDSAMVINAQREVEVIGYTGALLMDLSLAVTDTSKPDFNVSNVRISYLDRGDKFNIITQSFTPSPDKAGGRMDPARTALRGPVFSNDILGNNAVVNIMERLIDSDQEEAIGIASGNPRSTTPEVGFEFRFTKTPETVGYLSNTVEAYSVLNIRLDIRPIDIPRPLYRYR
- a CDS encoding DUF4331 domain-containing protein, with translation MAVASSHREAPFIAGMPRADATDFYMFRSYEPGREKFVTLVANYLPLQDGYGGPNYFQLDQHALYEIHLDNNGDAKEDITFQFRFANANMNDAFVVGGKKVPIPLIINGGAIDDVNPPGLNVRETYTVTMVRGDRRTGTRERIAAPRGAPGFDKPVDNIGNKAIPDYAGYAGRHVHDMMLPGCAVPARVFVGQRKDSFAVNLGETFDLVNYKSPAVEFDPNAESSARDDLADKNVTMIALEVAASCLVAPGGADPVIGGWTTASVPQARGNSPASAGNGNGNGSVGREGGGWTQVSRLGMPLVNEVVIGLKDKDRFNQSRPGDDTQFLTYVTNPTLPALVETLFAGAGVKAPTNFPRNDLVTVFLTGVPGLNQPAKVTPSEMLRLNTAIAPVPKGSQKRLGVIDGDNAGFPNGRRPGDDVVDIELRVAMGKLCTLNLGCAPASAPSGAIRFTDGAFLDDSPFTAAFPYLATPIPGSPQSVAGR
- a CDS encoding tetratricopeptide repeat protein gives rise to the protein MTRKIAVVLALLAWLPSMQAVAAPRTPASGNEVIATLPRQDDGLRALRAAAAAAPADPLPALALARRYVALGRGSADPRYYGQAQAVLAPWWGRPDAPNDVRLLRATLLQNGHQFDEAQAELRHIVGTDPRNAQAWLTLATIQSVQGDVPGAIASCGRLSSLAAQLETFACLAAAGANTGRMRGSEQLLELGLERAGDTAPETRTWVLTMLAELAARRGDKAAAQQRFLTALRVAPTDSYLLGAYADFLLDQGRAADVPALLRAHHRNDALLLRHALALRAMGRHEALAPARAELQARFDAAARRGDAVHLREQARFTLHLLGDARAALALAQRNWRVQKELADTRILLEAGLASRDRAALQPVLRWIRAQGLQDVVVTRLVERAS